A single genomic interval of Lathyrus oleraceus cultivar Zhongwan6 chromosome 7, CAAS_Psat_ZW6_1.0, whole genome shotgun sequence harbors:
- the LOC127108316 gene encoding 18.2 kDa class I heat shock protein: MSLIPSFFGNRRSNVYDPFSLDVWDPLKDFPFPSSALSASFPRENSAFVSTRVDWKETPEAHVFKADLPGLKKEEVKVEVEDDRVLQISGERSVEKEDKNDEWHRVERSSGKFLRRFRLPENAKMDQVKASMENGVLTVTVPKEEIKKPDVKSIEISG; the protein is encoded by the coding sequence ATGTCTTTGATTCCAAGTTTCTTTGGCAACCGAAGGAGCAACGTATACGATCCATTCTCCCTCGACGTTTGGGACCCCTTGAAGGATTTTCCATTTCCAAGTTCTGCACTCTCTGCTTCATTCCCTCGAGAGAATTCTGCTTTTGTGTCCACGCGAGTGGACTGGAAGGAGACCCCAGAAGCACACGTGTTCAAGGCTGACCTTCCTGGACTGAAGAAGGAGGAAGTGAAAGTTGAAGTTGAAGATGATAGGGTTCTACAGATAAGCGGAGAGAGAAGCGTTGAGAAAGAAGATAAGAACGATGAATGGCATCGCGTGGAACGTAGCAGTGGAAAGTTCTTAAGAAGGTTCAGATTACCTGAGAATGCTAAAATGGATCAAGTGAAAGCTTCCATGGAGAACGGTGTTCTTACTGTTACCGTTCCTAAGGAAGAGATCAAGAAGCCTGATGTTAAGTCCATTGAGATCTCTGGTTGA